From Candidatus Manganitrophus morganii, the proteins below share one genomic window:
- a CDS encoding P-II family nitrogen regulator codes for MKKIEAIIKPFKLEEVKKALNDVGIVGMTVTEVKGYGRQKGHKELYRGAEYTVEFVPKLKIEIALSDKDVDKAVATILASAKTGSIGDGKIFVTDLEGAIRIRTGESGEGAL; via the coding sequence ATGAAGAAGATCGAGGCGATTATCAAACCGTTCAAGCTGGAAGAGGTGAAGAAGGCGCTCAATGACGTGGGGATTGTCGGGATGACGGTGACCGAGGTGAAGGGATATGGAAGGCAGAAGGGACACAAGGAGCTTTATCGCGGCGCGGAATATACGGTGGAGTTCGTCCCAAAGTTAAAGATCGAGATCGCTCTGTCGGATAAAGATGTCGATAAGGCGGTGGCGACGATCCTCGCCTCGGCCAAGACCGGCAGCATCGGCGACGGCAAGATTTTCGTGACCGATCTGGAAGGGGCGATTCGGATCCGGACCGGCGAGAGCGGGGAGGGAGCGCTTTAG
- a CDS encoding ammonium transporter: MATNRRMQVHLKWLLVLLFFTASIGFNLSTAFAQDAPPPTIDTGDTAWMLASAALVLLMTPGLALFYGGMVRTKNSLGTIMQSMIMIALITVQWVLFGYTLAFGPDQGGLIGSLAWLGLNGVGLDPNPDYAGTIPHQVFMIYQGMFAIITPALITGAFAERMKFSTFLVFSLLWATLVYDPLAHWVWGVGGWMRNLGALDFAGGTVVHISSGVSALAAALYMGKRHGYGKEPMPPHNLPMTVLGAGILWFGWFGFNGGSAVASGALAGSAFVVTHIAAASATLTWMFVEWAHRGKPTVLGAVSGAVAGLVAITPASGFVGPISALLIGIGGGAVCYFGAVILKNKLGYDDSLDAFGVHGLGGTFGALATGLFASKAVNAAGNDGAFFGNPKLLVIQAITVVATWVFAFVMTMILLKILDATMGLRVSKEKEITGLDMSEHGETGYNL, encoded by the coding sequence ATGGCAACGAATCGACGCATGCAGGTCCATCTGAAATGGCTGCTGGTTTTGTTGTTTTTCACGGCATCGATCGGGTTTAATCTTTCAACCGCTTTCGCTCAGGACGCTCCTCCTCCGACGATCGATACCGGCGACACCGCCTGGATGCTCGCTTCCGCGGCGCTGGTTCTTCTGATGACCCCCGGCCTGGCGCTTTTCTACGGCGGGATGGTTCGAACGAAAAATTCGCTCGGCACCATCATGCAAAGCATGATTATGATCGCGTTGATCACCGTCCAGTGGGTCCTTTTCGGATATACCCTCGCCTTCGGTCCGGACCAGGGGGGACTTATCGGAAGCTTGGCCTGGCTGGGATTAAATGGGGTGGGACTCGATCCCAATCCCGACTACGCGGGGACGATTCCTCATCAGGTTTTTATGATTTATCAAGGAATGTTCGCCATCATCACGCCGGCGCTGATTACCGGGGCGTTTGCCGAGCGGATGAAATTCTCCACCTTCTTGGTTTTTTCGCTTCTCTGGGCGACGCTGGTCTACGATCCTTTGGCGCATTGGGTCTGGGGGGTCGGCGGGTGGATGCGCAATCTCGGCGCTCTGGACTTTGCGGGGGGAACGGTGGTGCACATCAGCTCCGGGGTCTCCGCGCTGGCGGCGGCCCTCTATATGGGAAAACGGCACGGCTACGGAAAAGAGCCGATGCCGCCGCACAACCTCCCGATGACGGTGCTGGGGGCGGGGATTCTCTGGTTCGGCTGGTTCGGGTTTAACGGCGGCAGCGCGGTCGCCTCCGGCGCGCTCGCCGGGAGCGCCTTTGTCGTGACCCATATCGCGGCCGCCTCCGCGACCCTCACCTGGATGTTTGTGGAGTGGGCGCACCGAGGAAAGCCGACGGTGCTCGGGGCCGTCAGCGGCGCGGTGGCCGGTCTGGTCGCCATCACGCCGGCCTCCGGATTCGTCGGCCCGATCTCCGCCCTTCTCATCGGGATCGGCGGCGGGGCGGTCTGTTATTTCGGCGCCGTGATTTTGAAGAACAAGCTCGGCTATGACGATTCCCTCGACGCCTTCGGTGTGCACGGCCTGGGCGGAACCTTCGGGGCGTTGGCGACCGGTCTCTTCGCGTCCAAAGCGGTGAACGCAGCGGGGAATGATGGGGCCTTCTTCGGGAATCCGAAACTGCTGGTCATCCAAGCCATCACCGTGGTGGCCACCTGGGTCTTTGCTTTTGTGATGACGATGATTCTGCTGAAAATCCTCGACGCGACGATGGGGCTGCGTGTCTCCAAAGAAAAGGAGATCACCGGACTCGATATGTCGGAGCATGGAGAAACCGGCTACAATCTTTGA
- a CDS encoding tetratricopeptide repeat protein, with amino-acid sequence MSDMNHSGIFLQGMIFLHRGQFESARRCFGQALEEARAGGKADQLRAVLLNLGNASAALGDREKARSCYLEILALDREQPDAKTVGQTLVNLGNLCREGGEFERARAYYLEAADLLQENSDDLSSGVLYSNRGLLEEATGHLEEAITLFRKAIDFHKKAGHEEGLAATWGQLGRVFLQRDQDRDAETCFNYATTHFNRLGDPAGESEALRGLAAVYERRGDRELALHCLERITEIEERYRLPPDARDHEQNNRLRRK; translated from the coding sequence ATGTCGGACATGAATCACTCCGGGATCTTCCTGCAAGGGATGATCTTTCTGCATCGCGGGCAATTCGAAAGCGCCCGGCGCTGTTTCGGGCAGGCGCTGGAAGAGGCGCGCGCCGGGGGGAAGGCCGATCAACTCCGCGCGGTGCTTCTGAATCTGGGGAATGCCTCCGCAGCCCTCGGAGACCGGGAGAAGGCCCGCTCCTGCTATCTGGAAATCTTAGCGCTCGACCGGGAGCAGCCCGACGCGAAAACGGTCGGACAGACCCTCGTCAACCTCGGCAATCTCTGCCGGGAGGGGGGAGAGTTCGAACGGGCGCGGGCCTATTATCTGGAGGCGGCCGATCTCCTCCAAGAAAATTCGGATGACCTCTCCTCCGGGGTGCTCTACAGCAACCGGGGCCTATTGGAAGAGGCGACGGGACATCTGGAAGAGGCGATCACTCTTTTCAGAAAAGCGATCGACTTTCACAAGAAGGCGGGGCATGAGGAAGGGTTGGCGGCGACCTGGGGACAGCTGGGCCGGGTCTTCCTCCAGCGGGATCAGGATCGGGACGCGGAAACCTGCTTTAACTACGCGACGACCCACTTTAACCGGCTAGGAGATCCGGCGGGCGAGAGCGAAGCCCTCCGGGGCTTGGCGGCGGTGTATGAACGCCGGGGCGATCGGGAGCTGGCCCTTCACTGTCTCGAGCGCATCACCGAAATCGAGGAGAGATATCGCCTCCCGCCGGATGCACGTGATCATGAACAAAACAATCGGCTCCGGAGAAAATAA
- the glnD gene encoding [protein-PII] uridylyltransferase, with translation MHPQANILADLRLLFGARQKEIRAFHDQGGTGLRVVEALSDLADHLLLRGFQSINPTLIQEWGGVMVAIGGYGRRELSPASDIDLMFLFPEGRARQAERLASELLPFFWDLGYKVGHSVRSVEECIAAAKQDTLIATSLLESRLLTGDRGLFQQFHEAFFSKVVGKNLKDFLVHLDNGRAAGRKEFGATPYLLEPNLKQSPGGLRDIHHLRWVALARYRTNSLAQLFQWGLLSNAEYSSLTTALDFLWKIRNQLHFKAGRASDHLTMELQEELAPFFHFENRRELMRQYYILTGWVIEISDRFIRDAFPVSRWQKWQRAWQTRQAAPGFQLSAGEIVPQTTNLHQFFGNDENLLRIFLLVKEHGARIPGPVLEVLHQVADQERDRPISPEAAVLFREILSKPGRIADTLRVMHRTHVLWRIIPEFARVHRLVQESRSHFFTVDEHSFRAVEEGERLAAEGGAIGKIYAGIQRKDLLHLALLLHDVGKGRDEDHSAVGAILAEAAGIQLGYTDEERALLVFLVRRHLILSEVALYRDFSNEPVLLQFASEVARPETLKKLFVLTCADIRAVGPGTWTSWKGELLLKLYGEALSILAGEEADPEERKVEMIAARLRQEAKGKYPEVWLEETLQGLIPRYLLATPFEKMLADLSALFHLLIDPIHVAARYLPDSGMTEYTLYTYDQITPGLFSKMTGVLAAKGLQIMGAQVFTQSNGMVVDTFRVIDPDYAGPVPPERIEKISQEVRSVLIGKETIEALFTRGQRFGSHKELPPTVAVRVELDNDSSHHFTIIDIFAPDRRGLLYVIAKTIFDLGLSVHSAKIATRLDQIVDVFYVQGPEGKKITDSEMIRKVKERLTNEIQQGSTGKGK, from the coding sequence ATGCACCCTCAGGCCAATATTCTTGCTGATCTTCGCCTCCTCTTTGGGGCCAGGCAGAAGGAGATCCGTGCCTTTCACGATCAGGGCGGAACCGGTCTTCGCGTTGTCGAGGCCCTCTCGGATCTGGCCGACCATCTCCTCCTGCGGGGATTTCAATCGATCAACCCGACGCTGATCCAGGAGTGGGGGGGTGTGATGGTCGCCATCGGCGGGTACGGCCGCCGGGAGCTCTCGCCGGCCTCGGACATCGACCTGATGTTCCTCTTCCCCGAAGGACGCGCGAGGCAGGCCGAAAGACTCGCCTCGGAGCTGCTTCCGTTTTTCTGGGACCTCGGCTACAAAGTCGGCCACAGTGTGCGCAGCGTGGAAGAGTGCATCGCCGCCGCAAAACAGGACACCCTGATCGCCACCTCCCTTCTTGAATCGCGGCTCCTCACAGGCGACCGAGGCCTGTTCCAGCAGTTTCACGAAGCATTCTTCTCCAAGGTGGTCGGAAAAAATCTAAAAGATTTTTTGGTCCATCTCGACAACGGAAGAGCGGCGGGGCGAAAGGAGTTCGGCGCCACCCCCTATCTTCTGGAGCCGAACCTCAAGCAGAGCCCCGGCGGGCTTCGCGACATTCATCACCTTCGCTGGGTCGCGCTGGCCCGCTATCGGACCAATTCTCTCGCGCAGCTTTTTCAGTGGGGGCTTCTCTCCAACGCGGAATATTCAAGCCTGACCACCGCCCTCGATTTTCTCTGGAAAATTCGGAACCAGCTTCACTTCAAGGCGGGAAGGGCCTCCGACCATCTGACGATGGAGCTGCAGGAAGAGCTCGCCCCCTTCTTTCATTTCGAGAACCGGCGCGAGCTGATGCGCCAGTATTACATCCTGACCGGTTGGGTCATTGAGATTTCGGATCGGTTTATCCGAGACGCCTTTCCGGTCAGCCGATGGCAGAAGTGGCAACGCGCATGGCAGACCCGTCAGGCGGCCCCCGGTTTTCAACTCTCCGCCGGGGAGATTGTTCCGCAGACGACCAATCTTCATCAATTCTTCGGGAACGATGAAAATCTCCTTCGGATTTTTCTCCTTGTGAAAGAACATGGCGCCCGCATCCCCGGCCCGGTCCTCGAAGTCCTTCACCAGGTCGCCGATCAGGAGCGGGACCGGCCGATTTCACCGGAGGCGGCCGTCCTCTTTCGGGAAATCCTCTCGAAGCCGGGACGGATCGCCGACACCCTGCGCGTGATGCACCGGACCCATGTCCTCTGGCGGATCATCCCGGAGTTCGCGCGCGTTCATCGGCTGGTTCAGGAGAGCCGGTCCCATTTTTTCACCGTGGACGAGCATAGCTTCCGCGCCGTGGAAGAGGGGGAGCGCTTGGCCGCCGAGGGGGGGGCGATCGGAAAGATCTACGCCGGAATCCAAAGAAAAGATCTCCTCCACCTGGCGCTTCTCCTGCACGATGTCGGGAAAGGACGCGATGAAGACCACAGCGCGGTCGGAGCGATTCTTGCCGAAGCGGCCGGAATTCAGCTGGGATATACCGATGAGGAGCGTGCTCTTTTGGTTTTTCTCGTCCGGCGCCATCTGATTCTCTCCGAGGTGGCGCTCTACCGCGACTTTTCAAACGAGCCGGTCCTCCTTCAATTCGCCAGCGAGGTCGCCCGGCCGGAAACGCTTAAAAAACTGTTCGTCTTAACCTGCGCCGATATCCGCGCGGTCGGCCCCGGCACCTGGACGAGTTGGAAGGGGGAACTTCTGCTCAAACTCTATGGGGAAGCGCTTTCGATCTTGGCGGGGGAAGAGGCCGATCCGGAGGAGCGGAAGGTGGAGATGATCGCCGCGCGCCTTCGCCAGGAAGCGAAAGGGAAGTACCCGGAGGTGTGGCTGGAAGAGACCCTTCAAGGATTGATACCGCGCTACCTCTTGGCCACCCCTTTTGAGAAAATGCTCGCCGATCTGTCGGCCCTCTTCCACCTCTTGATCGATCCGATCCATGTCGCGGCGCGCTACCTCCCCGATTCCGGGATGACCGAATATACCCTCTACACCTATGATCAGATCACACCCGGCCTCTTCTCAAAGATGACCGGCGTGCTCGCCGCCAAGGGGCTTCAGATCATGGGGGCGCAGGTCTTCACCCAATCGAACGGCATGGTCGTCGATACGTTTCGGGTTATCGATCCCGATTACGCCGGACCGGTCCCGCCCGAACGGATCGAGAAGATCTCGCAGGAAGTCCGGAGCGTTTTGATCGGCAAGGAAACGATTGAAGCCCTCTTCACGCGGGGGCAACGGTTTGGGTCTCACAAGGAACTCCCTCCGACGGTCGCCGTCCGGGTGGAGCTCGACAACGACAGCTCCCATCACTTCACGATCATCGATATCTTTGCCCCCGATCGGCGGGGACTCCTTTATGTGATTGCGAAAACGATCTTCGATCTCGGTCTCTCGGTCCACTCGGCCAAAATTGCGACGCGGCTCGACCAGATCGTCGACGTTTTCTACGTGCAAGGTCCCGAGGGGAAGAAGATCACCGATTCGGAAATGATCCGGAAGGTGAAGGAGCGGCTCACAAACGAGATTCAGCAAGGTTCGACCGGCAAAGGAAAGTAG
- a CDS encoding ammonium transporter, which translates to MKELLKKISWMGIFTAVMLSLSLPVWAEEAAAPAAEAPAMTMESTESAPPAPPATEAAPPAVEGPSETKVALDTLWVVIAGMLVFFMNTGFAMVESGFCRSKNTVNILSKNFIVFAISTLAFWFIGWGLMFGDGNGFVGTSGLFFLGGEDNSPMTGDGYSGVYGAIAWATVPLLAKFFFQLVFAGTAATIVSGVVAERIKYLSFIVFSFVLVAFIYPIIGHWIWGGGWLAGLGMWDFAGSTVVHSVGGWAALAGALVLGARIGKYKDGRVQAIPGHNMALGTLGALILWLGWYGFNPGSTMAAAPGDISRIIITTTMAAAAGLLFSTGTAWTLLGKPDLGMSINGMLGGLVGITAPCAFVSPGSAVIIGAISGVIVVLAVMMFDRLQIDDPVGALSVHLVCGIFGTVAVGLFAQDAMLPNTTGNGLLFGGGAKLLINQLIGIAAVGAFTFVVSLVVWMAVKAIMGLRVSETEELEGLDLGEHGNSAYPEFSVSMISSSGAMNIGYASSKPKASEKPAEKVMR; encoded by the coding sequence ATGAAGGAATTGTTAAAGAAGATAAGTTGGATGGGAATATTCACTGCGGTGATGCTGTCGCTCTCCCTGCCCGTCTGGGCGGAAGAGGCGGCGGCGCCGGCGGCAGAGGCCCCTGCGATGACGATGGAGAGCACAGAGAGCGCTCCACCGGCCCCGCCCGCCACAGAAGCGGCTCCACCGGCGGTCGAAGGCCCCTCGGAAACCAAGGTGGCGCTCGATACCCTCTGGGTGGTGATTGCCGGGATGCTCGTTTTCTTCATGAACACCGGATTCGCCATGGTGGAATCGGGCTTCTGCAGGAGCAAGAACACCGTCAACATCCTCTCGAAGAACTTCATCGTCTTCGCCATCTCCACGCTGGCCTTTTGGTTCATCGGCTGGGGGTTGATGTTCGGCGACGGGAACGGATTCGTCGGGACGAGCGGTCTCTTCTTCCTCGGCGGAGAGGATAACTCGCCGATGACCGGCGACGGCTACAGCGGCGTCTACGGCGCCATCGCGTGGGCGACGGTCCCCCTGCTCGCCAAGTTCTTCTTCCAGCTTGTCTTTGCCGGAACGGCGGCCACGATTGTCTCGGGGGTGGTGGCCGAGCGGATCAAGTACCTCTCTTTCATTGTCTTCTCCTTCGTTCTGGTCGCCTTCATCTACCCAATCATCGGACACTGGATCTGGGGGGGCGGTTGGCTCGCGGGACTGGGGATGTGGGATTTCGCCGGGTCGACCGTGGTTCATTCGGTCGGCGGATGGGCGGCCCTGGCCGGGGCGCTGGTTCTCGGCGCCCGAATCGGAAAATATAAGGATGGACGGGTGCAGGCGATCCCCGGCCACAACATGGCGCTCGGCACCCTGGGGGCGCTGATCCTCTGGCTCGGCTGGTATGGCTTCAATCCCGGAAGCACGATGGCGGCCGCGCCGGGCGATATCTCCCGAATCATCATCACCACCACGATGGCTGCGGCGGCGGGGCTTCTTTTTTCGACCGGAACCGCTTGGACCCTGCTTGGGAAGCCGGATCTCGGCATGTCGATCAACGGGATGCTCGGCGGTTTGGTCGGGATCACCGCTCCCTGCGCCTTCGTCTCTCCCGGCAGCGCGGTAATCATCGGCGCGATTTCCGGGGTGATCGTCGTTCTGGCGGTCATGATGTTCGATCGGCTTCAGATCGACGATCCGGTGGGGGCTCTTTCGGTCCATCTGGTCTGCGGAATCTTCGGAACAGTGGCGGTCGGCCTCTTCGCGCAAGATGCGATGTTGCCGAACACCACCGGCAACGGCCTCCTCTTCGGCGGCGGGGCGAAGCTTTTGATCAACCAGTTAATCGGGATTGCCGCCGTCGGGGCCTTTACTTTTGTCGTTTCATTGGTCGTCTGGATGGCCGTCAAAGCAATCATGGGCCTCCGCGTGAGTGAAACGGAAGAGTTGGAAGGATTGGATCTCGGCGAGCATGGCAATTCGGCCTATCCGGAATTTTCCGTCAGCATGATCTCCAGCAGCGGTGCAATGAATATCGGCTATGCCTCATCGAAACCAAAAGCGTCTGAGAAACCGGCCGAAAAAGTAATGCGATAG
- a CDS encoding sigma 54-interacting transcriptional regulator — translation MAIESRVSSALIGRSPVMKDIYRELIRVSQSKATVLLRGESGTGKELIAKLIHENSPRAHKPFIKVNCAALSETLLESELFGHEKGAFTGAIQMRKGRFELADGGTIFLDEIGDLPLPVQVKLLRVLQEMEFERVGGVDTISVDVRTIAATHRQLENAILEGSFRQDLYYRLNVVPIHLPALRERREDISLLIEHFLEKFNNENNKKVHLSNEVIQLLIHYDWPGNVRELENCIERLVVLAEDESVTFKTIPPAIQTYFNDIKTVTPPIASDKRGSFTEKMQGMEQEALKKALERSGWVQAKAARLLGMTPRQVAYKIKKYKLFPENPF, via the coding sequence ATGGCCATAGAGTCTCGGGTTTCGAGCGCGCTGATCGGCCGCAGCCCCGTCATGAAAGATATCTATCGGGAGTTGATTCGCGTCAGCCAGAGCAAAGCCACGGTTCTCCTTCGCGGGGAGAGCGGGACCGGGAAAGAGCTGATCGCGAAGTTGATCCATGAAAATAGCCCCCGCGCCCACAAGCCCTTTATCAAGGTCAATTGCGCCGCCCTTTCGGAGACGCTGCTGGAGAGCGAGCTTTTCGGTCACGAAAAGGGGGCCTTCACCGGCGCGATTCAGATGAGAAAGGGCCGGTTCGAGTTGGCCGACGGGGGGACGATCTTCCTCGATGAAATCGGCGATCTTCCTCTTCCGGTCCAGGTGAAATTGCTGCGGGTCTTGCAGGAGATGGAGTTCGAGCGGGTCGGCGGGGTTGATACCATCTCGGTCGACGTCCGGACCATTGCCGCCACCCATCGTCAGCTTGAAAACGCGATCCTGGAGGGGAGCTTCCGTCAGGACCTCTACTACCGGCTGAATGTCGTGCCGATTCATCTTCCGGCGCTCCGGGAGAGACGGGAAGATATCTCCTTGCTGATCGAGCACTTTCTCGAAAAGTTCAATAACGAAAACAATAAAAAAGTCCACCTCTCCAATGAAGTGATCCAGCTTCTCATCCACTACGATTGGCCGGGAAACGTCCGCGAGTTGGAGAATTGCATCGAGCGGCTGGTGGTTTTGGCGGAAGATGAATCGGTGACATTCAAGACCATCCCCCCGGCGATACAGACTTATTTCAACGACATCAAAACGGTTACCCCTCCCATCGCCTCCGACAAGCGGGGCTCTTTTACTGAAAAAATGCAGGGAATGGAACAAGAGGCCCTTAAAAAAGCACTGGAACGATCGGGATGGGTCCAGGCCAAAGCGGCCCGATTGCTTGGAATGACCCCGCGGCAAGTCGCTTATAAGATCAAGAAGTACAAGCTCTTTCCAGAAAACCCATTTTAG
- the folB gene encoding dihydroneopterin aldolase codes for MDTLAIYQIEFHGHCGVTKEERTIGQRLSVDVEMKCDVAGAARTDQLKETIDYDQLCGEIAKIGRESHVRLIETLAERIAGKILEDRRIASVTVRVKKCLPPREEIRGGVVVEIVRSRN; via the coding sequence ATGGACACGCTGGCGATCTATCAGATTGAATTCCACGGCCATTGCGGCGTCACGAAAGAGGAGCGGACCATCGGCCAGCGGCTTTCGGTGGACGTGGAGATGAAATGTGATGTCGCAGGCGCGGCGCGAACGGATCAGCTCAAGGAGACAATCGACTACGATCAGCTTTGCGGCGAGATTGCGAAGATCGGACGGGAGAGCCACGTTCGTCTCATCGAGACCCTTGCGGAGAGGATTGCCGGCAAGATATTGGAAGATCGGCGGATTGCCTCCGTGACCGTCCGCGTAAAGAAATGCCTCCCCCCCCGCGAAGAGATCCGGGGAGGGGTTGTCGTCGAAATCGTCCGGAGCCGCAACTAA
- a CDS encoding P-II family nitrogen regulator, with amino-acid sequence MKKVEAVIKPFKLEEVKKALSDIGIYGMTITEVKGFGRQKGHKEQYRGAEYTIEFVPKIKVEIALSDEDEEKVVATIMAAAKTGSIGDGKIFITSLSDAVRIRTGESGEAAL; translated from the coding sequence ATGAAAAAAGTCGAGGCGGTGATCAAGCCGTTTAAGCTGGAAGAGGTCAAAAAAGCCCTCTCGGATATCGGAATCTACGGGATGACGATCACCGAGGTGAAAGGGTTCGGACGCCAAAAAGGACACAAAGAGCAATACCGCGGGGCCGAATATACGATTGAGTTCGTCCCCAAGATCAAGGTGGAGATCGCCCTGTCGGACGAGGACGAGGAGAAGGTGGTCGCCACGATCATGGCGGCCGCCAAGACCGGGAGCATCGGGGATGGAAAAATCTTTATTACATCGCTGAGCGACGCCGTTCGGATCCGAACGGGAGAAAGCGGGGAAGCGGCGCTGTAG
- a CDS encoding Mut7-C RNAse domain-containing protein, with translation MERGLSGVFPHANVPSFLVMRNLIETRFIIDTNVGHLVRKLRMLGYDTLFINPVDDAALVQTADREGRVVISGDRRLFDRKLIRSGRVKGLLIDTNQDHRAQLQLIVRTFGWGDGGSFIRCLECNTLFLSKSKEAARERVPPYVYETIAQYAYCPHCDQFFWEGEHVKRMRALIEKLKNESAPPA, from the coding sequence ATGGAGCGAGGTTTATCGGGTGTTTTCCCCCACGCCAACGTCCCTTCTTTTTTGGTTATGAGGAATTTGATCGAGACGCGATTTATCATCGATACCAATGTGGGCCATCTGGTTCGAAAGCTCCGGATGCTCGGTTATGACACCCTCTTTATCAATCCGGTGGATGATGCAGCCCTCGTCCAAACGGCCGACCGGGAAGGAAGGGTGGTTATCAGCGGAGATCGAAGGCTGTTCGATCGAAAGCTGATCCGCTCCGGAAGGGTCAAGGGACTTTTGATCGACACCAATCAGGACCATCGCGCCCAGCTCCAACTGATCGTTCGAACCTTCGGTTGGGGAGACGGCGGTTCGTTTATCCGCTGTCTCGAGTGCAACACCCTTTTCCTCTCAAAATCAAAGGAAGCGGCGAGAGAGAGGGTCCCTCCGTACGTTTATGAAACGATCGCGCAGTATGCGTATTGTCCTCATTGCGATCAATTTTTTTGGGAGGGGGAACATGTGAAGCGGATGCGGGCCCTCATTGAGAAGCTGAAAAATGAGTCGGCGCCGCCGGCGTGA
- a CDS encoding porin, which translates to MKKTWGWGFVVLFLILSTGRLFAEEPAESPFQISGFVDTYYSFNFNRPDSNLNTVGAGASNFDFYHNAFSVSLAEIVLSKAAAPVGFRIDLNFGTTTDFIHCGAFSCPGGAAEEPYKNIQQAYVTWATPVGLTLDMGKFVTHMGLEVIESKDNWNYTRGILFCCAIPYYHTGLRANYAISDMIWVNGYVLNGWNNTVENNNGKTFGAQVGIIPIKPLTVILNWIGPEKSAGGGFEDRQVYDVIAIFNATDTLSFAANYDYGTQDPIGGGDSMTWSGIAVYARMGFDPYAVAVRLENGTDDDGVMYGTADNTVQSATLTGEVKVADNLLIRAEFRHDMADEDIFADEGGVVTDSQSRAVLGVVYSF; encoded by the coding sequence ATGAAAAAGACATGGGGGTGGGGTTTTGTCGTTCTGTTCTTGATCTTGTCGACCGGAAGGTTGTTTGCGGAGGAACCGGCAGAATCGCCATTTCAGATCAGCGGATTCGTCGATACATATTACAGTTTCAACTTCAACAGACCCGACTCCAATCTCAATACAGTCGGGGCCGGCGCGAGCAACTTCGATTTCTACCACAACGCCTTCAGCGTCAGCCTGGCTGAAATCGTCTTATCGAAGGCTGCCGCCCCGGTCGGTTTTCGGATCGATCTGAATTTTGGAACCACCACCGATTTTATTCACTGCGGCGCCTTCTCCTGCCCGGGCGGCGCGGCTGAAGAGCCGTATAAAAATATTCAGCAGGCCTATGTTACCTGGGCCACGCCGGTCGGCCTGACCCTCGACATGGGTAAATTCGTCACCCATATGGGGCTGGAAGTGATCGAGTCGAAGGACAACTGGAACTACACCCGGGGGATTCTCTTCTGCTGTGCGATCCCCTACTACCATACCGGCCTGCGCGCCAACTATGCCATCTCCGACATGATCTGGGTGAACGGCTACGTCCTGAACGGCTGGAACAACACCGTCGAGAACAACAACGGTAAAACATTCGGAGCCCAAGTCGGAATTATTCCGATCAAACCGCTCACCGTTATTCTGAACTGGATCGGACCGGAAAAATCGGCCGGGGGCGGCTTTGAGGACCGCCAAGTCTACGACGTGATCGCGATCTTTAACGCGACCGACACCTTGTCTTTCGCAGCCAACTACGATTACGGCACACAAGATCCGATCGGCGGGGGAGACAGCATGACCTGGTCGGGGATCGCAGTGTATGCCCGAATGGGGTTCGATCCATATGCGGTCGCCGTTCGACTTGAAAATGGGACCGATGACGACGGCGTCATGTACGGAACCGCCGACAATACGGTCCAATCGGCCACTCTCACCGGAGAGGTCAAAGTAGCCGACAATCTTCTGATCCGGGCCGAATTCCGGCACGATATGGCCGATGAAGATATCTTCGCAGACGAGGGTGGAGTGGTGACCGATAGCCAAAGCCGCGCCGTCCTCGGCGTGGTTTATAGTTTCTAA